Genomic segment of Zingiber officinale cultivar Zhangliang chromosome 11B, Zo_v1.1, whole genome shotgun sequence:
TTCTTGGCATCTTCTTTAATGTGGGTATGATTTGGCAAGTCCAGTCACAATAATTCTTGCTAGCTCACCTTATTAAATCTTCTGGGAATTTTACCAATGTGTCATGGTAAATGAACCCAGTGATTCTCTTAGCCTTCGAAATAGTATCAAAGAAGATAGAAGTTTCACTGATATTTGTAAAACTCAAATCTAAACAGTGTGAGACCAAAATATTTCCCCCCTTTTTTCTTCCAACAATCTCTTAACTACTACATAATTAGATCCTCCATTTGTTACAACCTGAACAACATTTTCTTCACCTATCTCATCATTCAAATTCTTGATTGAACCTTAAGAACATTTTCTTCACTTAACAAAGATCATtgtgagtttttaaattttttgttttatATAGCTCTGTGGTAGGAAAATTATGGTGAAAAGTGTCATGATTTTAAAAGCTTGTCATTTGTATTTTAAGCTTAACTTATAGTGCAGTGTGTAAGAAATTGAAATACTTTTGAACACGTGAACTTTAAAAGAAGCAATTGTTTGGAAGAACACAGATTGAATGCCCTCCACTTATCAAATACAATTTTTATCTTGACTTGAGATACAtatatttatttgatacaaagtccaaggatgagtggATTATTGAAGCCAAGTATCTTTGTCTTCCACATGGATGTCCAAGAATGCATTGGTTGGCCCCCATGGGCATAGCTGAGTTGGTAATCAGATGGTACATTGCCACAAGAGAGCAGGGATTGAATCCTCGGGGAACAATTTTGGGGAATAAAATCTCTCCacctaaagagatgtctctgggtcactgtgatttacctcccttcgaAATGCCTTGGGGCGGGCATGGGGGGATGCCTGGGGTGAGcacatcaccttttgccacaagaATGCATTGGTTGGAGTTTTAGTATCAATCACTTAAATGGTACAAGAGGATGCTAACATGTGGATATTCTTTGTTGTCATGATGCAATTATCTCTATCtcaaacaaaagaaaattaaCACTTGAATTgaaacaatatcataaaagagaaaaaaaaacaaaatatcaCTCATATTCTCAAATAACTTCTCTCAAATCACATAAAATGATGTGAACATTCATAATGAGTATTTGATCTGTAAAGATCATGAAGTTGGGCCGAATGATTTCAGAAATTCAACCAACAAAATATGAGCTTAGTGTCTAAAATATTCCGACTATGAAATTTTCTAGTTATGCATTACATTGAACCTAGTAAGATAattataattcaaaatcaatgaAAAATGAGAAAATAGTGGGAAAGTGAGAAAATAATACAAAAGAGCAAGGATTTAAATGTTGACCATGCTGCTTGGCACGGACAGAATTCACCCGATTGACACATGAAAGTATGAAACAACTTTGATATGCAATTTATAGTGATTGCAAAGGTCGTTGAGGATTTTTGCAGTATCGAGGTTGCACGAGAGGTCTACAATGGTTGCTAGGCTTCTTTAATTCTGACTTTCATGACGTCATAAGAGACCGAGAGAGATTGTGCAGCGAGCAATGAAAAAAGTAGGGTTCAGTGAGACTATGTTGAGCCTCTCCTTCTGTGCATTTTCTCTTGTTTTGAACTCCAAGGAGTAGCTCCAACCTagctcgagattttaaaccttggaaAAGAGAAACTTATCTTCTTGACAAGTAACAACCATACTGATTTTATCTATCATTTTAcattattttaatacatttgtgGCTACAATTATTCCAACCAAAGacaaatatttttcataatatgTTTGCATATATACCTGTAATTTTCAGTACACGATTCATTGTTTGATTCCTATTCAGGAGAATTCGTGATATGAATCTTGAGTTGACAACTTTGGTACTGAATAGTTCAGCAAGCTCAGCTGcaatgcattttttttaaaaaaagcagCAGCTAATGAAAAGCTCTTTCTCAGGAAACAGACTcaatttctcttctttcttttcacaTGGCCAATTCAGGGGGATAAGAGAGACCATGAAAATAAgtttcaaaatgaaaaaaaaaattcagatcCTCATTTACTTTTCTACAAAGGTATAGGAATAGTTCACGACAATAATATCTGCTGCTAAGGTGTACCATGGTTATTGCAATCAACAACACAACTTACAACTTATAACTCGgtttccaaaataattttttttaaaaaaagtgatTTCTTCAGTTAGCAGCATAATTAACTTATAGCTTATTACTTGCTCTTCAAAGAAAACCAATTTACTTGATTTACAAaataaaaaagggcagcccggtgcacgaaactcccgccATGTGGGGTCcggggaaggattcattgtacgcaaccttacctgctttttgcaagaggctgttttcaggatttgaacccgtgaccttttggccacaaagcaacaattttaccgttgcgctaaggctccccttcaaaaaggaaataaaatttctttaagtaCTAACAAAGGAAAGTTAACCACAAGAATGACATGCTTTGGTTTTTTGCTTGTATTAGTTTGGAAACACTGTGCAATGCTAGTTTGAAAAAGGTGTCAAGTGAGTTTCGCACTGGGACAACAAACAATATACCTGTAGGTGTACACTGATATGATATAAAGTTGTACATTTTTCAACTAACTCTAGGTAACATTGAGTTAATTTTTTCAGTGCGTATTACCAAAATGACAATATGTTTATTGGACAGTTAAACTTGAACTAGATTATGCTGTAAAAGTCTGTTTGAGTTTTTAGTTATTGAACATACAGACTCCTACCCGGTTATTTAAATTGGAGTTATATCGTGTTGTAACTATTGTTTTAGTTTTCAGCTCCTTTGCAAATGAACTCCTAATTTAGAATATATCATGATAAAGAATACGcttcatttttattttgttaataaACTACTTGAGATATGGAATCTTCATGTTGAGAATTAGAAAGAAAATCTTCTCTTAGATAAACATTGTGgcattatataatttaaaataagcaTTTATTGAGCATCAGGCAAGTGGGGTTGTCCAGATCTAGATTGCAATATGTTACCCACCATGATCATTTGCagagatcccatttacatcaaaTGATTTTCATTCTGAATCAGTTGGCATGGTCTCCTTGTCTAAACCAATTTTCACCAGTCATCTACCCATTTTTATAACTTTGTAACAACATTCTAGTGATTGTTTAGTTGATGTAAATTTTTGTTTTTCTAATTATAGGTGCTTGACAATCTTCCACATGATCTACTCTATTCCCCAAATCAGGTGTCTCCATGGATGGAAGTTTGGTTGGAGAAGGCAAAAGGTAGGTATGTAATTTTGAATTCTATAGGAAAGACAAAATTATTGCCAATTGTACTACTATTGCAGCTGAGTTCTTATTAGTTTCTCAATTATTAAAAccttttttgttttatttacttTTAGATATTTTAACAGGTGATATCTTTCCAATTTTCTTGACATTATTTAATATGTAAATAATTCACCATATTTGTGATCTAATCCATCAAATTCAGGAGGTTACAGTCCTTTCATTTCTGTGCTAAATTGCAATTCATGTCTCAGATTTACTATGTCAATATGTAGTAGTGGTGTGGACATTCTTCATGTTAAAATGCTTTCTTCTATGGAAAGTTAAAAGCCACAAAAGAGGTTATTGCTGAAAGTGTATATTGGGTTTAATATTTGCATGTACTCCAAAGACTGAATAAATAGATTTTCTTCTGGGTTCTATTTCTTGTTAATTTGTAAGTATCTTTCATCTGTTTTCTGTTGACCCAAAAGAGTATTTTGTGTTCTTCGTAACATCCAATTCCTTTTGTTATGCCCTAATTTACATTGGAGAAGCCAGCTTGTATGCCCATTGGTATATTTGCTGAAGTATGAGTATCTGTTCTACTGCAATTTTGCTTTTCTCAATTCTTACGTGGTTGTTCTCTGCAAGAAAGCTTGCAAATTTCAGAAGTCTATAAGCCAATACAAGATTTGTTGATTGCCAAATGCATCAAGATTATTGGCTTGGATGAAGATCATGCTTCTGGTACAAACAGGTTAGTTTCTGCAAGTAGGCGTATTTGGTCAAAAGCTTTTCCGAGGCCCCGAAGATCTTGGATGCCAACTGGTTGCTTGGTAGGACAAATCTCGTACTAACTTATGCCTTATATATTAACTTTCTGTTTTCTGGTCGGGACGACATGCATGCTTTGTAATACTAACATATGAGTTTTAACTTTCAGAAACTAATGGAGGTTCTACATTCGGCTCTGCCAAAGATGTCCCTTATTGCTTCTGATTTCAGCTATCTTCCAGAAGTTAGGATACCTGGTGATAGAGCTCCTTTAGTTTCCTCCATGGTACCTCTTTCATTAGTGATCAACTATTGGATCCTTTGTCAGTTTTAGTTTTTTCATATAATAATTGATCAATACATGTccttcaaagatgctgaaattaattattaatttataagTATCCTGTCATTTTGTTTTGCCTTTTCGGTATCATAGTAATCAAGTTAAtcctttttaagtttaaaatttttaatttcaggTTGTTTCATCTATAGCTGTAAAAGTTAGGTATTATTATCGACCCAAATCAATCCACAATATGGGTTGATTCAGTGTTGCATCACATTTTGTAGTTTGGTTAGCTTCACCTCTCTGATTTCCTTGCAAAAGTCTAATAACTTGTGAAAATAAGAAATATATCAATTATCGACTCCTTCCTCCTTTCACTTTTGCATAACATCtactgagagagagagagagagtaatcACAAGACATCCACTTATGAGTGGTAGAGGATTACACTGTGGATCACAAAGGAAGATCTGATGAGGAGCAATGATACATTGTGTGGACAATGAGAATAAGAGGAAGTAAAAAAAGAAGAGGAATAGGAAAAgtaaaaagaggaagaaaatctTGTATCTTATCCTTGTGCCATTGGAAGTTGTTTCACTCAATGTGGTTTGAAACAAATGCCATTATTACTTGAGGCAATACATGATTAGTGTCAAGTATCATTGACAAAACTGGTAATTTTTGCTCTTGTCGATCTAGTTTTGATTTTGGACGATTGATTGATTAACTATATTCACATATGGGTTTGTAAACAATTCACAAAAAGTTCATTTTTTATGTTGATGTCAAGTTTTAATCTGACATCCAaagcttctaaatttggatttttgCTCGAATGCTAGGATGATGGATTCATCAGTTTATCTTATACTGTTGGCTACCTTTGTCCAGTGGGCTTCATGTATACTACCTTTTGGGTTGTTAGTTGTTTTTAGCCAAGAATTAACCATGCTTGCCAGGTATGCATGCCATGACCTTACATCCTTGAAACTTTGAACATGTCCCTTATAGCAAAGTGGAACAATTCTAACTGTTTATTTCTTCTGCAGTAACCTTTTTGTTAACTTATATAAACTGATGAACAGGCATGGTTCTGGTACTAATATTGCTCCAAACTCTAAACCTTGGTCTGGTACTAGCACTTATTTACATATTCTTGGACATAATAAATATAGTATAGAAATTTTATGATTCTCAAAGCTAGGATTTACTTTAGAGAGGTCTTCAAGGAATGTGCTACCACAAAAATGTTATCTCATATAGAATTTGTTCATTGTACAATGCATTCTTGAACCTTGTATGTGTTAAGGCATCTTATAACTAGATAAAATCTTGAGCACTGACCAAAGTTAGTTCTGCAGAAGGGTGGAAGGACTACGGATTATGACAGCTACCTTGATGCGAAGGTATAAAGGTTTCTAAATCATGTTTTTTCAGAAGATGATTTGATTCTTCTCAAGTGCTATAACCCTTTCAGCTAGTTGGTTTCCATCAAATCTGACTACTTGTCAATGGTTTTCCTAAATAAAAACTTCCACAGAATGTACAATTAAACAATTAACACAAGTATCATCTCATGAAAATTTCTGCCTAttgcctttttattttaattccaaCTTTTCTTTGAAAAAAGATGAATCACAATGATTGTAGATTCCATGAAACAGTTGAATCAGCTGGCTTCTGGAATCAAGTTCTTTTATGTAGCAATTACAGAATCAATTTTACCAAATATGTATGCCAAGTAACAAGTATATGATAATCCTCTATCTTACTAGGTTTGTTTTATCCCATGTTATTCTAGTTTTGTGTACTTTTATTGTTTGAATATGCAGCCAACATATTTCAAAGAGAGCAGGAGCCATATAGAGTTAGTTTGGTCAAGGGATCTCTATCACAGTCCAACAATCATGATTTTTCTAAAACTGACTGGAATGATACTATTTTGGTATTGTGCTGATGTTTCAACTTATATTACCAATGGAGAATTGGAAGCGGAAGAGGAAGATAAATGTGATGAAAAAGTGGCAAAAATAGAGCATAACTATATATCAAAGTTCATCCTTCATGTCCCATATAGAATGATACAATTTTGACATTCTATTGTAGGAACACATGTTAAACAAATAACAAATATTGTTTCAGTTCATCTTGATATTAATGGGTGTCGAATGCTAATATGATACCAAACTCATCGACATGGTTGACGTAGGATAAATTTTTTGTGCCAAGTCGTATCGAGTTTAGGTAATTTATCATAACCATACATTTTGACTGTGCCACCTAACACAATACAAGATTTCAAACCTTGATTCATATGTTTCATGGACACTACATGCATCCATTTTTATGCGTGAAGTTGAACTGATGCACATCATGTTAGCCCAACTCTGTGAGATCAGTTGCATAATTCTTATCATGCCATTAAACTCGATGCAAAACTATAAGCATGAAGTCAAAAATGGTTTCTATTATTTACATGGATGAGGGTATATTTCACTGTTCCCTTTTTGTATTTTTCGGACAATGAAGAAACCAACCTGTAAGCTTTAAGTAATTTTTGTATCAGCATTCTGATGTTTTTTATTTAAGGCATCAGAAATTGCTTAGTCATAAAGCCTAATACGAATGTTATCTCATCAGGGAAATGCCGATATCTTCTTCCCAACAGATTTCTGGCTGCTAGAGAGAATTGACCATTACACCTCTGTCTGGTCATCTGAGCAAAAGGTTTCCACTCCTCAAAAGCCATTAAAAAAGAGGAGAACAATCATTGTGAGTTCTGCCTTAGCTTGTTTTCACTAGAGCAGCTTATTCTGCTTTTGGTCCcttttgttgttttgttcaacTTTTTGTTGCATCATATTTATGTGGAGGAAATAATTGATTATTATACTGTcgagtttttattttcttgtaaACTTTCGGTTGCATTAGTTTGGTGTGGCAATCACTGTGTAACGTCATTTGATTCAACACAATAAGTTCAGTTTGTTGGCCCTTTGGTTCTAGATATAAGTTCAGCTAAGGCATTGATGTAAGATAGTTTGCACAACCCGGAGTTGAGTTGCTAAATTAATAGAAAAACAGGAAGCTAAAAATGGTCAGGAATATCAGATACATGTTTTGAGCTACTGCCACTGGTTAATTCTGTGTTATGGAGAGGTTGAGGAAGTGAAGCATAAATAGAATATAATTAATATCACATAGATCAAGTCAGGTTGTTTTCATATTGCCTGAATGAAAAATTGGATTTGCTGAATGACACTTGATTTATAGCTGGTGTGCATGTTTAAACAGTTTATAGACTAAGCTGACCCACTTGATTCTTGCCCATTCATGATTAATTTTCTTCTTTAGCaggttatattttttatttcacttTCATGAGTTATTATTACTTGTATCACGCTGAAGAAAATGTTTTACCATTTTCAAATGTGTTTAATTGCTTAATGAGAGTTTCTTTAGTTGTTCTAGTTTCTTTTCCCCAGTAGCCCTTTAGCAGCTTCTTAGAACAATTATCACTTGCCGTTTTTTGCTTCATATTAGTAAATATCTAAACGCTTGATCATTGCACTTTCTTGTAGCTTGATACATCCGCTTTCATGGATGAATTTGGTTTGCCATCAAAGACGAGGACAAAAGATGGATACAATCCATTGGTCGATGACTTTAAGAACACTAAATTTTACATTAGTGTGCCAACACATAACATCGCATAATCATTGCTCAGAGGACAAGCAGCTGGACAATGTACATATGTCAGGGCACAACATTCAATGTGTTCCACAGCATAATTTTCTTCCGCTGCTCAAACAAATAAGATAAAGAAATACTCCTCGGTTGGGTTCATTCTCATGCTGTTATGTACTAGCCACATGGATTAACTGTAATTCTTTTTGAGCAGCTGGTAAGTTTCTTGCATCATACCTTTTCTACATTAGAAATGATTGGAAGTATTATTGTCTTCTGATACCTCTGCTGTTTATTATTTCCATTCTTTTTTCGAATTGCCGTCATAGACTTGTTACTGATTCTTATTTTAAAGTTATCAGTTCGGAAAAATGCTGTCCAGTAATCAAACTGATTTTAAAACTATAGTTCTCTTTTGTAGTAGTGATGGGTGTAGGTTAAAATGCTGTCCAGGAATAAATTGGCTTTAAAGCTATATAGTTCTCTTTTGTATGACTGACGAGTGAAAGTGTGCTGCTCTACAAACGTTTGCCCTCCCTGTTGTTCTCGTTTTTTTAAATCTGATGAGCTATCTCCATACGTTCTCTCTCCACAGCGGTGGAAGTAAAAGTattgtttttaataatttttttttttataattctagtgtttatgttatgttttggatttatTCCTAACAACATCCGCAATGCCTTTAACGTTGAACgtgttatgtttatttttttttttttgaaatatgtaAACATTAACGGGTTCAAAGATTTAATCATGTTAATGTTATAGTACAATAAAAAAATGTTCATGTTGGTATTAACATTCCAAATTTAATACGAATGCAGAAGCTCAAGATTTTCTAtctttatttctattattatcAGAGAAAAAACATCTAtcttcaaattaaataaaatttagacATCTTAATTATAAAAAAACTAT
This window contains:
- the LOC122033357 gene encoding uncharacterized protein LOC122033357 isoform X1, yielding MAFSKLRAAEIVVKRQLLWRSESFFSTSIVGDEPILVRDFIRSALYDPKNGYFSKLSGSVGQLDKSIRFNQLEGRVAYQKHLSKLYKEHDISWFTPVELFRPWYAYGIAGAIMRTADLSIPLKIYEIGGGSGTCAKCILDYMMLNAPKKVYDNMTYVSVEISESLAEKQMQMVGEVRSHLSKFRVEQRDATDRIGWANGYPEPCWVIMLEVLDNLPHDLLYSPNQVSPWMEVWLEKAKESLQISEVYKPIQDLLIAKCIKIIGLDEDHASGTNRLVSASRRIWSKAFPRPRRSWMPTGCLKLMEVLHSALPKMSLIASDFSYLPEVRIPGDRAPLVSSMKGGRTTDYDSYLDAKGNADIFFPTDFWLLERIDHYTSVWSSEQKVSTPQKPLKKRRTIILDTSAFMDEFGLPSKTRTKDGYNPLVDDFKNTKFYISVPTHNIA
- the LOC122033357 gene encoding uncharacterized protein LOC122033357 isoform X2 — translated: MAFSKLRAAEIVVKRQLLWRSESFFSTSIVGDEPILVRDFIRSALYDPKNGYFSKLSGSVGQLDKSIRFNQLEGRVAYQKHLSKLYKEHDISWFTPVELFRPWYAYGIAGAIMRTADLSIPLKIYEIGGGSGTCAKCILDYMMLNAPKKVYDNMTYVSVEISESLAEKQMQMVGEVRSHLSKFRVEQRDATDRIGWANGYPEPCWVIMLEVLDNLPHDLLYSPNQVSPWMEVWLEKAKGSLQISEVYKPIQDLLIAKCIKIIGLDEDHASGTNRLVSASRRIWSKAFPRPRRSWMPTGCLKLMEVLHSALPKMSLIASDFSYLPEVRIPGDRAPLVSSMKGGRTTDYDSYLDAKGNADIFFPTDFWLLERIDHYTSVWSSEQKVSTPQKPLKKRRTIILDTSAFMDEFGLPSKTRTKDGYNPLVDDFKNTKFYISVPTHNIA